The nucleotide sequence AGGAACGCCTGTTACTGGTGAAATGGAGGTTGTGTTAACTGCTACCGACTTTAGCGGAAACAGTAGCCAGTGTGTGTTCAATGTCAACATCAGAGAAGTTTCAGAACTAGAATGCCCGGGAACATTTACCATACCAGACAATACGGACGCCTCCAATAGCTATACACTTTTCGGCCCATATATTGAGCGCCATTTCAGGACATCGGCTGTTGCAGGACTAGGCGATATCAATAACGACGGTTATGACGATGTTGGAATCGTTGTCAATAAACATAGGGACTTGGATGAAGACATTCCAAGTGAAGTTTATATTGTATATGGTACTGCTGACGAATTACCTCCGGCTGATGATCTGTATATGCTGGACGAATCAAGAGTGTCCCGAATCGTTGCTCCTAATACATCTATTATAATTAATGAAATAAGGCAATTAGGAGACATCAATAATGATGGATATAATGACTTGGCTGTAGTTTCTGAACGCGGTTGCTATATAATTTATGGCTCTGCCAATGGCCTTCCTGAACTTTTTGACCTGGCGGATTTAGATGAAACTACAGGTTTTGAAATTCCCCAAGTTTATAATAATAGCATATTTACAATAGGCAGCGCCGGTGATATAAATGGCGATGGAATTAATGACATTGTAATTGGTGCGGAGGGAGCAAATCCCAATGGTATGTCTAATGCAGGTCAGGTTTATGTAGTGTATGGTACGCAAACTTTCCCACAATCTTTTGATTTAGAAGGCCTGAACGGCAACAATGGTTTTACAATAAATGGTTATGCGGCAAGTGTTAACCTTGGCAGGTCGGTGGATGCGGGAGGAGATATCAATAATGACGGGTTTGATGATTTGATAGTTGGTGTACCAGGAGCACGTCCAAATCCGGAGATTACACGAAGTGGCCAAGTGATCGTCATTTATGGAGCTCCCGCCCCTGAGTCAGCAACTATTGAAACCAGCGACCTTTCTGAAGAAACAGGTTTCTCTATTGATGGTATTACAGATGGAGAATTAGGTGTATCCGTAAGCAGCGGATTTGATATTAATAATGATGGGATCAGCGACTTTGTAATTTCCTCACCACAAGCGACCCCTCCGGTTGGCATTGTAAACAGTGGTGCTGGTATAAGTTATGTGGTATTCGGCCAAACCGACAACTATGGAAACTCTTTTGATCTTAATGAGCTGAATGGAACAAATGGGTTTGCTGTATATGGAAATACTCATATCGGTCAGGCAGGATTTAGATTGAGTAAAGCAGGTGATTTTAATAATGATGGTATAGACGACCTATTACTAATCGCTCCTTATGGAAGATATAACGGAAAAGCTTATGTTCTTTTCGGTACACATGACTGGGAGCCGTTTTTCCACCTGAGAGACATTAACGGAATTAATGGGCTTCATATAAGAAATACTACACCAGGTGTTGAACTCAGAAGTTGTATGTTTGCTGGAGACTTTAATGGTGATGGAATTGACGATATTATACTTGGAGCTCCACCAACATCTTCCTTTAACCCTCTCTGGGGTGCAAGTTTTATACTCTTCGGAACAGACAAAAAAATAGATAATAAAGCACCCGACTTAACCTGTCCTGAGGATCAAATGTTGACCATTGACAGCGAATTGCCTGACTTTGGTTCTCTGGCAGAAGTAAGTGACAACTGCGATCAGAATCCTTTTGTAGAACAGAGTCCCATGCCTGAGGTTGTCTTTACCAAAGATACTACCATAACCCTAACTGCTACTGACTTAAGCGAAAATGCCAGCAGTTGCACGTTCAGGGTAATAAAGGAACAGTCGCCGCCAGAAATTGTGTGCATAGAAGATCTGGAAGTAGATTGTAGTGAAATAGAGCTTCTAGATTATACGGAAGTGGTTGAAGTTACGGGAGAAGGGGTAATGACTGTTTTACAGGAGCCAGCGCCAGGTTCTGAAATTACCGATGGCATGACGGTGACTATTACGGCAGAAAACGAAGGTGGGGTAGAGGAATGTTCGTTTATCATATCTGTGTTAACCTCAACAGAGTTGCCTGAATTTGATTGCCCAGAAGATCAGGAACTGATGGCTGGAGAGGAAGTGCCTGACTTTACCGCACTAGTTGAAGCGATAGATGGCTGTGGGAATGTATTGGAGGTTGCCCAGTCTCCCGAATCCGGCACTGTATTTAGTGAAGAAATTACCGTTACGCTTTCAGCCACCGATGATTATGGCAATGAAGGCTCATGTACCTTTGCCATCACCCAAGACATCGTTGCTCCGACCGTTACTTGTCCCGGCGATCAAGAATTAGACTGCGCAGTTACCGAACTGCCAGACTTTACAGAAATGGCAGAGGCAAATGGCTCAGAAGAAATAACCCTTACGCAACAACCCTCGCCCGGTACACCTGTATCTGCCGGCATGACAGTGACCATTACTGCGGAGAATGACGGAGGTTCGGATGAGTGTACTTTTACCGTTTCCATAGCATCGCCTTCCGAAGGGCCAACAATTACCTGCCCTGGTGACAAAGTTCTGGCAAGCGGTGAAGAAATACCTGATTATACTGCAGATGTTGAGGCGATGGATGCCTGTGGGAATGTATTGGAGGTTGCCCAGTCTCCCGAATCCGGCACTGTATTTAGTGAAGAAATTACCGTTACGCTTTCAGCCACCGATGATTATGGCAATGAAGGCTCATGTACCTTTGCCATCACCCAAGACATCGTTGCTCCGACCGTTACTTGTCCCGGCGATCAAGAATTAGACTGCGCAGTTACCGAACTGCCAGACTTTACAGAAATGGCAGAGGCAAATGGCTCAGAAGAAATAACCCTTACGCAACAACCCTCGCCCGGTATACCTGTATCTGCCGGCATGACAATAACCATTACTGCGGAAAATGATGGAGGTACGGATGAATGTACTTTTACCGTTTCCATAGCAGCGCCTTCCGAAGGGCCAACAATATCCTGCCCTGGTGACAAAGTTCTGGCAAGCGGTGAAGAAATACCTGATTATACTGCAGATGTTGAAGCGATAGATGGCTGTGGGAATGTATTGGAGGTTACACAGTCTCCCGAGGCAGGCACAGTGTTTAGTGAAGATATTACCGTTACGCTTTCAGCCACCGATGATTATGGTAATGAAGGCTCATGTACTTTTGCCATAACCCAAGACATGGTCGCTCCGACCGTTACTTGTCCCGGCGATCAAGAATTAGACTGCGCAGTTACCGAACTGCCAGACTTTACAGAAATGGCAGAGGCAAATGGCTCAGAAGAAATAACCCTTACGCAACAACCCTCGCCCGGTATACCTGTTTCTGACGGCATGACAATAACCATTACTGCGGAAAATGATGGAGGTACGGATGAATGTACTTTTACCGTTTCCATAGCAGCGCCTTCCGAAGGGCCAACAATATCCTGCCCTGGTGACAAAGTTCTGGCAAGCGGTGAAGAAATACCTGATTATACTGCAGATGTTGAGGCGATGGATGCCTGTGGGAATGTATTGGAGGTTGCCCAGTCTCCCGAATCCGGCACTGTATTTAGTGAAGATATTACCGTTACGCTTTCAGCCACCGATGATTATGGCAATGAAGGCTCATGTACCTTTGCCATCACCCAAGACATCGTTGCTCCGACCGTTACTTGTCCCGGCGATCAAGAATTAGACTGCGCAGTTACCGAACTGCCAGACTTTACAGAAATGGCAGAGGCAAATGGCTCAGAAGAAATAACCCTTACGCAACAACCCTCGCCCGGTACACCTGTTTCTGCCGGCATGACAATAACCATTACTGCGGAAAATGATGGAGGTACGGATGAATGTACTTTTACCGTTTCCATAGCAGCGCCTTCCGAAGGGCCAACAATATCCTGCCCTGGTGACAAAGTTCTGGCAAGCGGTGAAGAAATACCTGATTATACTGCAGATGTTGAGGCGATGGATGCCTGTGGGAATGTATTGGAGGTTGCCCAGTCTCCCGAATCCGGCACTGTATTTAGTGAAGAAATTACCGTTACCCTTTCAGCCACCGATGATTATGGCAATGAAGGCTCATGTACCTTTGCCATCATCCAAGACATCGTTGCTCCGACCGTTACTTGTCCCGGCGATCAAGAATTAGACTGCGCAGTTACCGAACTGCCAGACTTTACAGAAATGGCAGAGGCAAATGGCACAGAAGAAATAACCCTTACACAACAACCCTCGCCCGGTATACCTGTTTCTGCCGGCATGGCCGTGACCATTACCGCAGAAAATGAAGCTGGAATTGATGAGTGTACTTTTGCCATACATCAAGGTAAATTACAAGTTACCTGCCCAGAGAGCTTTGAACTAGAAGTCTCAACGGAATGTAAAGCTATGATACCGGACGTGTCTGAACTTATTGAAATTAACTCTTGCGGATCAGGATGGGAGGTCACGCAAGAGCCACTGTCGGAACAATTAGTTTCTTCTGAAGAGCTTATAAACGTCACCGTAACAGACGAAAGTGGAAACAGCAGCAATTGCGCTATTAATACACATATAAAAGAGTTTTCAGTGCCGTCTGTTTCAGCAGGCTCAGATGCAACAATTGTAAGCGGTGAAACCCACACATTGGAAGTAAATGCACCCTCTGATGGCACTTTCTTATGGGAGCCTTCGGTTGGTTTAAACTATGATGACATCAAATACCCTGAGGCTTCTCCAGAGGAAACTACTGTTTACCGTGTTACTTTTACTGATCATAAAGGTTGCTCGGCACATGATGAACTTACCATTAAAGTGGTAGATATCTTAATTCCTAAAGGTTTCTCCCCAGATGATGATGGTATCAATGATGACTGGATTATTCGTGGCATAGAGAACTATCCTTTTAACGAGGTTACTGTGTATAACCGTTGGGGAGATCTGGTCTTTTCAGAAAGCGCTTATAATAATTCCGATAAGGTGTTTGACGGAAGGGCCAACAGGTTAAGAGGCCTTGGGGCATCAACCCTGCCTGAGGGCACGTATTTTTACAGCATTATCCTAGAAGCTGGGGAAGAGCCGCTAAAAGGCTTTTTAGTGCTGAAGCGGTAAATTAAACCTGAAATATGCATTAAAGCTTTCTATTGCGTAGTAAAATAACTTCAAATCAGACGCTTCGCTCGCATTTGGTTTTTAACCATAGAACCACTATGCCCCAAATACGCTGGTTTTTTGTTCTTTTGCCCCTCATAACGAAATTTAATGCATAATCCAGGATAAAAAAAGGCCGCTTCTTAAAAAAGAGGCGACCTTACCATTTGCGATATATGGGTTTGAATTATTCAGGTAGTTAACGGTGGTAATTATCGTGTAAATATACTACACCCAAAAAAATGTTTAAAATTTACGGTACTGACCGTTTTTCTTTGCCATTCGTATCTCCTGTTCCAGATCGTCTTAACATTTCTCCATAATAACGATATTATGCGACCAGCCAAACTCATCCACCATTTGGTGTCGGTTATGTATTTGCCATAATAACTAGGGTAAAACAACGGCAGTGGCAAGGCGATCAGGAGACACGGTCAGGGTGAGGTGCTAAAAATGTCAACACTAACAGTTTTAGCACCTTCTATATAATTTTATAAATTATCTACCGCCTAATGGTATGATATAGCCTGCTGAAACGGTAAAATAGCGGTTTCTTAAGGGGCTTTCTCCTTCTGGCCTTTCTCCATCCCAGTCTGTTATATCCATTAAGCCATAACTGTACCTTCCTTCCACAAAAATATCACCAGGTCCCACTTTAAACATCACACCAGTTCCCAACGTAACTCCAAAATCAAAACGTTTCAAACCATCCTCTTTAAAATCAATTTCTCCTTCATCTCTAATGTTATGCCTAAAGCCAAACCCTTCCAAAGTATGACTTTCACGAAAGCGACCACTTAAAGCATATCCTATATATGGGCCGCCATTAATAAAAAATCCAAATTTTTCACTGCCAAACCTGGCCTTTGCCAGAACTGGAATGCTCAGGTAATTAATTCTTGTGTTAATCACACCACTTTCAGTTAATCCATCCTCTGAACGTATATATCCAATAAGATCTCCTTGTCCGGAATAATTAACCTCTGTTTGCAAAGAAAATTTTTGACTAAAGGAATAGCCAATTATTAAACCTAAGTGCGGCCCTATCTCATCGCTTGACCATTCGCCAGGTCCAATCTTGTACAATTTGGCAATATTAACACCGCCCCTTACGCCTAAAGCAACCTGTGCATCAGCATTAAGCGACGTAAGTGTTGCTACAAAAGCAACAGCAACAAAAGTAAACAGTTTTTTCATGGATTAATTTAGTTAAAAATAACTGCTAAATTAGGTGAAATAAGAACTTAAAAAACCGTTTATCTAAATTTTAGTTTTCGCTAACCTACAAATATGGTCATTACAACTACATAAGATCAATAAGTTGATTACTGCCCTACCGAAGTTTACTTACATATACATCCGATTTAAAGTATGTGCATGAAGCTTGCTGGTGAAAACACCAACAAGTGGGGAGGATGGCCGATAGCAAATCGGCTTTGCTGAGGGTGGTTAAAAGAAGTTAGTTTTGCAATTTGCTCATAACAATGTTGTTATGCTCTTTCGAATTTACTATTTTTCATTTTTAAAACGGTTCATATTTTTTTAATATTTTACGCAAGTTTTTTATGGAAATTAGAGACTACTATTTACATGGGGAAGGAGTTTCGGTAACGGAAACGCCCAATAGGAGCGGTGCCTTTGCGGAAGGATTGCCTGACACTGTGCTGATACACTATACAGCAGGCCCTAATTTGTCTTCTGCGGTCAATACGCTTACCAACCCCTCATCGCGTGCATCGGCGCATATTGTTATTGGCAGGGATGGTGAAATCAGGCAATTAGCTCCTTTCAACATTATTGCTTGGCATGCAGGGCAAAGCCAGTATAAAGAACGGACAGGTTTTAACCAATATTCCATTGGTATTGAACTGGACAATGCCGGTGAGCTGACCCGTCGGAATGGTGGGTATTATAGCTGGTTTGGTAGAAGGTATGCTAAGGAAGAAGTTGTCAAAGCGGTGCATAGGAATGAAACGGTCGAGAAATATTGGCATGCCTTTTCAGAACGGCAAATCGCTTTAGTTTATGACTTGTGCATACTGTTGAAGGAAACGTATAACATTAAGTATATTTTGGGACATGAAGAGGTGTCGCCGAACAGAAAATTAGATCCTGGGCCAGCATTTCCGCTTGATAAGTTAAGAGATAAAATTTTGAACCCGGACAGGAGCCAAAATGAGGCTGAATCTCCAGAAATTCCAGAAGAAGGTGTAGTTTCCGCCAGCAGTTTAAATATACGTTTACAGCCAGATGTCGAATCAGAAAGAGCGGCTCGCCCCTTGCCCAATGGCACAAAAGTAAAAATATTAGAAGCGAAAGATGGCTGGTACAAAGTACAAACCCTTTTGGAGGGTTGGGTAAACGGCAAGTACATTAAATAATTTCATTGCCAATATTTCAGTTTTGCACTATCAATAGCAAAACTGTTTCACATAAAAGAGCTACCTTACAGTTCGATTTTTAACTAAACTTTTTTATCAAGAAAATGGTCAGAATTCTTTCGATAGATGGTGGTGGAATACGGGGCATTATTCCTGCACGCATACTTATCTCGCTGGAAGATAAGCTGAAAAAGCACAGCAATAATCCTGATGCCAGATTAGCCGATTATTTCGATTTCATTGCTGGAACCAGTACCGGAGGTATTTTGGCGTGTATCTACTTGTTTCCCGACAACAACAACCGTCCAAAGTTTTCGGCAAACGATGCATTGAATTTTTACAAATCTTATGGAGAGAAGATTTTCAGGCAAACGCTATGGCGCAAGATCACCACAGTTTGGGGTCTGTTAAGAGGCAAATACGCTCCAGATGTGCTGGAAGAATGCCTTGACAAATATTTTGGAGAATCCACCCTTGACCAGCTACTCAAACCCTGTATCATACCTTCTTTTTCTATAAGGCCAAATGTGTCAGACGGTTTAGAAAAGAATAGGCCTTATTTTTTCACCCAGCATGACGCAAAGCTAAAACCTAAAGAAAATTTTTCTCTAAAAGAAGTCTGCCGTTCCACATCGGCAGCCCCAACGTATTTCCCACCTGCCTTTGCATTGTCTAATTTTGGTGAGGGAATGGGTACTATCGATGGTGGTGTTTTTGCCAATAACCCCACCTTATGTGCTTATGCAGAAGTACGCAAAGCAGTATCACAGCCCAAAGCCAAGGACATGTTCATAGTGTCTCTTAGCACAGGTACCACAGGGGTGCGCATTGATTATAGCAAAGCCAAGAACTGGGGCACAATTCATTGGGTAAAGCCGCTGATAGACACTATGATGAGCGGTGTTTCACAAACAACATCGTATCAGCTAAAAAAAATATTTGAGGCAGCAGAAGTGCCAGACCAATATATAAGGCTTGAGCCTAGGTTAGAATCTGGTGAGGCAAGTATGGATAATGCTTCTCCTGAAAATATACAAAACCTCATCAGGATAGGTGAGCAAAAAGCTAAATCCAAAAACGAGGAACTTGAATATATTGCTAAAAGGTTAGTGGAAACAAAGCCTCAAAAGCTAGAGTATGTCCTACGGTAGAACATAGGTTTTGGTCATCATGAATAATTATAGATGGTAAAATAGTTAATTATATGCTTTGGGTAACTTCATCTTCAAATCCTTTTTTATTCATTGATCAGTTCCCTGGTTTTCTCTAATAACCTTTTTGTTGCCATTATGCCTTCTACCTCGTCTAACCGGTCTCCATCATATTCAATGCCCAAATAGCCTTTGAAACCAGACTGTTTTATCAATGATAGCATTTTGCCATAATCTATAGTGGTCTCGTTTCCTTTTTCGTCAAAGTCAAAGGCTTTGGCACTTACCCCCTTGGCAAAAGGCAACAGCTCTTTTACCCCTTTATATTTATCATAAGTTTCTACGCAGGGAGATTCCCACAAGTCGCCTTTTTCCCGGCGAACGCAAAAGTTGCCAAAATCGGGCAATGTGCCGGCATAAGGGTTATCGACGGCTTTCAGTACTTCCACCACTAAACTTGCTTTGGAAGACCATTGCCCATGGTTTTCGGCCAATACGTGAATATCATGTTCGGCGCCAAAGGCTGCCAACCTTGCCCATCCGTCTATAGCGGCATCTTTCCATATATCTTCGTCATGGTCTCCGTGAAGGTTAATCCTAATGGAGTGACACCCCAAGAATTTGGCAGCTTCAATCCATTTAAAGTGGTTTTCCGCGGCTTTTTCCCGCACTTTCTTATTTCTGTCGGCCAAGTTTCCTTCTCCGTCTACCATAATGAGCAGGTTTTTTACCCCTAGATCTTCTGATTGCCTCTTTAGTTGATTCAAAAAGCCTTTGTCGGTGGCTTTATCGGCAAAAAACTGGTTGACATATTCAACCGCATCAATATCAAATTTTTCCCTGGCCATTTTTATAAAATCAAATGTGTCCATTTCGCCCTTAAAAAGAGATCGGTGGAAAGACCATTGCGCAAGGGATATGTTAAAATCCAGTTTTTCCTTAGATGCAAATAAGGTTGAGGGAGATAATAAAAGGGAAGTTAACAACCCTGCATTTTTTATGAATTGACGTCTGTTTTGGCCCATTTTACAAGTTTATATAAACACTTTCAATGTAACGTGACGATATGGTGTTGTTTGGCTTCTTTTAATGGTGTGTTTTTGTAGATTATTAAAACTAATGTATATATTTGCCATTTATAAAGTCACGTCATTTGGCCAATCATGGCTATAGTGACAATATTTTAAACCAAATTTATAAAATAATCATGAAAAGGTCTTTGCTATTTTTGCTTACAGCGTTATTAACATTATCCCTTTTTTCTTGCTCTAAAGATGAAGATCCAAAGCCAGAAGAGAATGAAGTCGAAGAAATTTTCTTGTCTAGTTTTTATACAAACCTAATGGTGCAACTTGACTGGGATCATTTAGAAGGGGTTGACTATTACAATGTTTACTTTGCTGAAAAAGGAAACGACTTAGAGAAAATTGCTACTATTGATGAGGATGGCGACAGAATCAGGTTTACCATCAACGAGGGTATTCAAGGCGATACTGAGTACCATGTTAAAGTAAAAGGTTATAATGCTGACTCTAAAGTAATCGGCTCTTCCGGTGATGTAGTGTTCACTACACCTGAATAAATTATATAGTGAGCGTAAAGACTGCCAAGCTAGACTTTGCGCTCACCTTACCTCTACATAGGGCCTACAGTTTCCAATTCAGGAAGTGTTATTTTCACCGTGGTAGACGCTTCATTTTTATAATAAATATCAGTGGTTCCGCCGTAATAGTTTACGATGTGTTGCTCGCATTTCCTCGCTTGTTATGTAGCTATTCTTTCTAAAAATATGTGGAATCTTTGTTCTTTTGTCGTCGCATTACGAACCCTAATGCGTATTCCTTAGTTAATTTTTTACATCAGAGGGAATAATAAATCCCAATAACTTCTTATTTCCCTTTAAGAAGTTTAATTTTGTAACTAAGTTATCATTATACCTTACATACTTAACTATGATCAGTACCAGTAATCTTACTGTCCGTTTTGGCAAGAGAACTTTATTTGAAGACGTTACTATAAAATTTACCCCAGGTAACTGTTATGGCCTCATTGGCGCAAATGGTACAGGGAAATCTACCTTTCTTAAAGTATTATCTGGAGAACAAGATGCGCAGTCAGGGCGTGTGGAAATTACTCCAGGTGAGCGGTTGGCTGTTTTAAAGCAGAACCATTTTGAATTTGACGAGCACCCTGTTCTTCAAACTGTCATTATGGGACACAAGCAGCTTTATGCTATTATGCAGGAAAAAGACGCCATTTATGCCAAGCCTGATTTTTCAGAAGAAGATGGTGTAAGAGCTTCTGAGCTTGAAGCCGAATTTGCCGATATGAACGGCTGGAATGCTGAAGCGGAAGCTGCAGAGTTGCTTAGTGGCTTAGGTATTAAAGAAGACATTCATTATTCTTTGATGAAGGACATTGAGCCCAATGAAAAAGTAAGAGTGCTTTTGGCACAGGCACTTTTTGGTAACCCTGACATCCTATTGCTCGATGAGCCTACCAACCACCTTGACATAGAGTCTATCAGATGGCTGGAAAACTTCTTATATAATTTTAAAAATACGGTAATTGTCGTTTCCCACGATAGGCACTTCCTTGACCAGGTGTGTACGCATATCGCAGATATTGACTATGGGAAAATACAGTTGTTTACAGGTAACTACTCTTTCTGGTACCACACAAGTCAGTTGGCCGCCAAGCAAAGGGCAGACCAAAACAAGAAGGCCGAAGAAAAGCGTGCAGAGCTTCAGGAATTTATTGCAAGGTTTAGCGCCAATGCTTCAAAGTCACGTCAGGCAACTTCGAGACAGAAATTTCTGGACAAAATCACAGTTGAAGACATTAAACCTTCGTCTAGAAAATATCCTGCTGTTATCTTTAAACCAGAAAGAGAACCCGGCGATCAAATCCTTACTGTAGAAGGGCTTTCGAAATGCCAGAATGGAGAGACCCTTTTCAATAATGTATCCTTTACTGTCAACAAGGACGATAAAATAGCCTTTGTAAGCCAAGACTCATTAGCTATTTCTGCTTTGTTGGATATTATCAATGACAAGGATAAAGCCGATGCCGGAAGTTTTAAATGGGGAATAACCATCAATAAATCTTATTTCCCAGCAGACAATTCAGAGTATTTCAATACTGACCTAAATTTGGTTGATTGGTTAAGGCAATATTCTGAAGAAAAGGATGAAAGCTTCGTACGTGGTTTTTTAGGAAAGATGTTGTTTTCGGGAGAAGAGTCCTTAAAGAAGGCAAGCGTACTCTCCGGAGGTGAAAAAGTGCGGTGCATGCTTTCAAAAATGATGCTCTCCGAAGCGAACGTTTTGGTATTAGACGAACCTACGAACCACCTGGATCTTGAATCCATTATTGCCCTAAACAATGGTTTGAAAGACTTTTCCGGAAACGTTTTGTTTACCTCTCATGACTTTGAATTTGTCAACTCCATCGCTAACAGGATTATCGAAATCACACCAAATGGCATATTGGATAAGCTTATGAGCTATGAAGACTATGTAAATGATGAATATATCAAGAAACAACGGGAAGAGCTTTACGCCGATGTATAATTTTAAAGACCTGCTTGCAGGTCTTTTTTTATGCTATTTCGTTTATGTTGAACATGCTAGCTCAAGTTAAAGGTGGAGGTAAATATTCTATGTGAATTATCATCCGCAAAAAGGGGTTTATGTAAATAAATATTATTTAACATTCGTTTTAGATCTGTGCGGTTAATAAGATTTATCCTAAACAATTGTTAAATTTGGGCTATCAATTCCAAAAACTATGTCCTCTACACTAAAACTTCTTTATAGTTTAATATTAGCAACGGTATTACTATCATCATGCAATTCAGGAACAGATACTCAATCTTCGGATAATGCAGTAAATGTTTACACGCATCGACATTATGATGTAGATCAGTTGCTTTTTGAAAAGTTTACAGAAACAACTGGCATTAAAGTTAATGTGGTAAGCGCAAGTGCAGACGAGCTTATCAAAAAGCTGGAAATGGAAGGCAGTCGTTCACCTGCCGATATACTTATTACTGTTGATGCAGGACGTTTGCAAAGTGCGGCCTCTAAAGGTTTGCTTCAACCGGTTGATTCTGAAATCTTGAAAAAAAATATTCCTTCTGCTTTTAGGGACATCGACAATAAGTGGTTTGGCTTTACTTATCGAGCGCGGGCACTAGT is from Cytophagaceae bacterium ABcell3 and encodes:
- a CDS encoding gliding motility-associated C-terminal domain-containing protein encodes the protein MNYPKYKSVAVLGGINIKQVCLLLILIFKVGLSDELRSQCPQVLVTDVPDSSMTIVNAVDGESSMGSQVIHIGDMNGDGISDVAISAPTMDADESNVGEVYVLFGREGGLDTEFDPASLDGSNGFTIRGHFEGNRLGVSSPAGDFNGDGFSDLVVAGRDTNYVIFGGTNLPEVLLVSDIDGSNGFAIYRSYSNPFAYTYVSVIGNGDFDGDGYDDLILRTRNIMSQSESTSYILFGNEERIGEAFDIFEREDECFTFTSSISTLLPRYIGDINNDGLDDIAVGAPNATSGEGNTGKAFVVYGSQDRTLEVELSNMNEDIGFEIIGEQDGGRFGSTVSSAGDFNNDGIDDFIISAPDTEIDGNVRQGKVFVIYGREQPFPASQSILEYGGSSKFTIEGNVQFASLGNRVGYAGDVNNDGVDDIILSSSFNSGSFWVIYGSPDWPGTVFNSGSVDGENGFSVRGTNMIRNFAHAISAAGDFNNNGVDDIIIGSTSDRNAGNSQIFYGRPQGDYIDTIPPSFSRCDDRVQAAGTTLLDYRAIAENHVSDNCDLPVTLEQSPERGTPVTGEMEVVLTATDFSGNSSQCVFNVNIREVSELECPGTFTIPDNTDASNSYTLFGPYIERHFRTSAVAGLGDINNDGYDDVGIVVNKHRDLDEDIPSEVYIVYGTADELPPADDLYMLDESRVSRIVAPNTSIIINEIRQLGDINNDGYNDLAVVSERGCYIIYGSANGLPELFDLADLDETTGFEIPQVYNNSIFTIGSAGDINGDGINDIVIGAEGANPNGMSNAGQVYVVYGTQTFPQSFDLEGLNGNNGFTINGYAASVNLGRSVDAGGDINNDGFDDLIVGVPGARPNPEITRSGQVIVIYGAPAPESATIETSDLSEETGFSIDGITDGELGVSVSSGFDINNDGISDFVISSPQATPPVGIVNSGAGISYVVFGQTDNYGNSFDLNELNGTNGFAVYGNTHIGQAGFRLSKAGDFNNDGIDDLLLIAPYGRYNGKAYVLFGTHDWEPFFHLRDINGINGLHIRNTTPGVELRSCMFAGDFNGDGIDDIILGAPPTSSFNPLWGASFILFGTDKKIDNKAPDLTCPEDQMLTIDSELPDFGSLAEVSDNCDQNPFVEQSPMPEVVFTKDTTITLTATDLSENASSCTFRVIKEQSPPEIVCIEDLEVDCSEIELLDYTEVVEVTGEGVMTVLQEPAPGSEITDGMTVTITAENEGGVEECSFIISVLTSTELPEFDCPEDQELMAGEEVPDFTALVEAIDGCGNVLEVAQSPESGTVFSEEITVTLSATDDYGNEGSCTFAITQDIVAPTVTCPGDQELDCAVTELPDFTEMAEANGSEEITLTQQPSPGTPVSAGMTVTITAENDGGSDECTFTVSIASPSEGPTITCPGDKVLASGEEIPDYTADVEAMDACGNVLEVAQSPESGTVFSEEITVTLSATDDYGNEGSCTFAITQDIVAPTVTCPGDQELDCAVTELPDFTEMAEANGSEEITLTQQPSPGIPVSAGMTITITAENDGGTDECTFTVSIAAPSEGPTISCPGDKVLASGEEIPDYTADVEAIDGCGNVLEVTQSPEAGTVFSEDITVTLSATDDYGNEGSCTFAITQDMVAPTVTCPGDQELDCAVTELPDFTEMAEANGSEEITLTQQPSPGIPVSDGMTITITAENDGGTDECTFTVSIAAPSEGPTISCPGDKVLASGEEIPDYTADVEAMDACGNVLEVAQSPESGTVFSEDITVTLSATDDYGNEGSCTFAITQDIVAPTVTCPGDQELDCAVTELPDFTEMAEANGSEEITLTQQPSPGTPVSAGMTITITAENDGGTDECTFTVSIAAPSEGPTISCPGDKVLASGEEIPDYTADVEAMDACGNVLEVAQSPESGTVFSEEITVTLSATDDYGNEGSCTFAIIQDIVAPTVTCPGDQELDCAVTELPDFTEMAEANGTEEITLTQQPSPGIPVSAGMAVTITAENEAGIDECTFAIHQGKLQVTCPESFELEVSTECKAMIPDVSELIEINSCGSGWEVTQEPLSEQLVSSEELINVTVTDESGNSSNCAINTHIKEFSVPSVSAGSDATIVSGETHTLEVNAPSDGTFLWEPSVGLNYDDIKYPEASPEETTVYRVTFTDHKGCSAHDELTIKVVDILIPKGFSPDDDGINDDWIIRGIENYPFNEVTVYNRWGDLVFSESAYNNSDKVFDGRANRLRGLGASTLPEGTYFYSIILEAGEEPLKGFLVLKR
- a CDS encoding porin family protein, with the protein product MKKLFTFVAVAFVATLTSLNADAQVALGVRGGVNIAKLYKIGPGEWSSDEIGPHLGLIIGYSFSQKFSLQTEVNYSGQGDLIGYIRSEDGLTESGVINTRINYLSIPVLAKARFGSEKFGFFINGGPYIGYALSGRFRESHTLEGFGFRHNIRDEGEIDFKEDGLKRFDFGVTLGTGVMFKVGPGDIFVEGRYSYGLMDITDWDGERPEGESPLRNRYFTVSAGYIIPLGGR
- a CDS encoding N-acetylmuramoyl-L-alanine amidase, producing the protein MEIRDYYLHGEGVSVTETPNRSGAFAEGLPDTVLIHYTAGPNLSSAVNTLTNPSSRASAHIVIGRDGEIRQLAPFNIIAWHAGQSQYKERTGFNQYSIGIELDNAGELTRRNGGYYSWFGRRYAKEEVVKAVHRNETVEKYWHAFSERQIALVYDLCILLKETYNIKYILGHEEVSPNRKLDPGPAFPLDKLRDKILNPDRSQNEAESPEIPEEGVVSASSLNIRLQPDVESERAARPLPNGTKVKILEAKDGWYKVQTLLEGWVNGKYIK